In Clostridium sporogenes, one genomic interval encodes:
- a CDS encoding spore germination protein produces the protein MKNKNLDSLQDKIDSIKTLVGEKNDLIIKEFIICKTSNMEAALIYINGLVNNQTIDRDILKPLMFNIEDDLSIVNNLEEYLCKKYISLSNTSLEENINNVVFHLKRGKTILIVPEKSKFIVLDTTGGSYRNISDPINETSVRSSRESFIEKLETNISLLRRRIRDNNLVEEKLVIGRRSQTDVVLMYIDNIADKNIVADIKSRLSLIDVDGFVGTGMLEQFIEYNPYSIFPQGYFTERPDVVEAHLLEGRIAIIADGTPFVVTVPAVFFEFFEAIEDYAQRTVISSFNRILRYIATFIVITLPAVYITLIKFNPELIPFKFIGAIIESRKGIALTPFMSILSMNIIIDFLREGGLRLPFKIGQTLSVVGGIIIGDAALKAKIVSSTTLLVVGISTVATFLIPNYEMSISIRLITYPMLFLGNFLGMFGITIGWFFLIAYLCTLESYGVPYFKIYKSDLKDIFVRSPVYKMNKRPKIIPNSNPTRQSNFRDLFRRKNNDEQ, from the coding sequence ATGAAAAATAAAAACCTAGATTCACTTCAAGATAAAATTGACTCTATTAAAACTTTAGTTGGAGAAAAAAATGATTTAATAATAAAAGAGTTTATAATATGCAAAACTTCCAACATGGAGGCAGCTTTAATATATATAAATGGATTAGTTAATAACCAAACTATAGATAGAGATATTCTTAAACCTTTAATGTTTAATATAGAAGATGATTTAAGCATTGTAAATAACTTAGAGGAATATCTTTGCAAAAAATATATATCTCTTAGCAATACCTCTTTAGAAGAGAATATTAATAATGTTGTTTTTCATTTAAAAAGAGGAAAAACAATCCTCATTGTACCAGAAAAATCAAAATTTATAGTTCTAGATACTACTGGTGGAAGTTATAGAAACATTTCAGACCCTATCAATGAAACTTCTGTAAGATCTTCTAGAGAAAGTTTTATAGAAAAATTAGAAACCAATATAAGCCTATTAAGAAGACGAATAAGGGATAATAATTTAGTAGAAGAAAAATTAGTTATTGGGAGAAGAAGTCAAACGGATGTAGTGTTAATGTACATTGATAATATAGCAGATAAAAATATAGTTGCTGATATAAAATCACGATTAAGCTTAATAGATGTAGATGGCTTTGTAGGTACTGGTATGCTAGAACAATTTATAGAATATAACCCTTATAGTATATTTCCACAGGGTTATTTTACAGAAAGACCAGATGTAGTAGAAGCTCACCTACTTGAAGGTAGAATTGCTATTATTGCTGATGGAACGCCCTTCGTAGTAACAGTACCAGCAGTATTTTTTGAATTTTTTGAAGCAATTGAAGATTATGCTCAAAGGACAGTGATATCTTCTTTTAATAGAATATTAAGGTATATCGCGACTTTTATAGTTATAACCTTACCGGCTGTTTACATAACTTTAATAAAATTTAATCCAGAATTAATTCCCTTTAAGTTCATAGGTGCCATTATTGAATCAAGAAAAGGAATAGCTTTAACTCCTTTTATGTCTATATTGTCTATGAATATAATTATAGACTTCTTAAGAGAAGGTGGTTTAAGGCTACCTTTTAAGATAGGTCAAACCTTAAGTGTGGTTGGTGGTATTATAATTGGCGATGCAGCATTAAAAGCAAAAATAGTTAGTTCCACTACCTTACTTGTGGTAGGAATTTCTACAGTAGCTACTTTTTTAATACCTAACTATGAAATGTCTATTTCTATAAGATTAATAACTTATCCTATGCTATTTTTAGGAAATTTTTTAGGCATGTTTGGCATTACAATAGGCTGGTTTTTTTTAATAGCTTATTTATGTACTTTAGAAAGCTATGGAGTACCCTATTTTAAAATATATAAAAGTGACCTAAAGGATATATTTGTAAGAAGTCCTGTTTATAAAATGAATAAGCGTCCAAAAATTATCCCTAATTCAAATCCAACTAGACAAAGTAATTTTAGAGATTTGTTTAGGAGGAAAAATAATGATGAACAATAA
- a CDS encoding tetratricopeptide repeat protein, with the protein MKCINFNEFKWSKENLQREKYEHDAEKFFSNGYYSSDIKEKIKFYTISIKLKPSFIDAYFNRAELYKELEEYNKSIEDYSKILELDPKDKDCYNNRAIVYYLIKDYDKALQDLDKLVFIDKHYKNIYFNRGMVFLEIEDYKRAAIEFTKTIHEDSRDSEAYENRAFAYYNLKKYSPSIKDYTNALKLKPENKNIYLNRGTMYYKMKSYENAISDYMKALNCKEKDPSFYHKVYTTCNDNLNKKIIPFVNFK; encoded by the coding sequence ATGAAATGTATAAATTTTAATGAGTTTAAATGGTCAAAAGAAAACTTGCAAAGGGAAAAATATGAACATGATGCGGAAAAGTTTTTTTCTAATGGCTACTATTCTTCGGATATAAAAGAAAAAATTAAATTTTACACCATTTCAATAAAACTAAAGCCTTCTTTTATAGATGCTTATTTTAATAGAGCTGAATTATATAAAGAATTAGAAGAATATAATAAATCTATAGAGGATTATAGCAAAATTTTAGAATTAGATCCTAAAGATAAAGATTGTTACAATAATAGAGCTATTGTATATTATTTAATAAAAGATTATGATAAAGCCCTGCAGGACTTAGATAAGTTAGTTTTCATAGATAAACATTATAAAAACATATATTTTAATAGGGGTATGGTTTTCCTCGAAATAGAAGATTATAAAAGAGCAGCCATTGAATTTACAAAAACTATACATGAAGACTCGAGAGATAGTGAAGCCTACGAAAATAGAGCTTTTGCTTACTATAATTTAAAAAAATATTCTCCTTCTATAAAAGATTATACCAATGCTCTTAAACTCAAACCTGAAAATAAAAATATTTACTTAAATAGAGGAACTATGTATTATAAAATGAAAAGCTATGAAAATGCTATATCTGACTATATGAAAGCTTTAAATTGCAAAGAAAAAGATCCTTCTTTTTATCATAAAGTGTACACTACTTGTAATGATAATCTTAATAAAAAAATTATACCCTTTGTTAATTTCAAATAA
- a CDS encoding arsenosugar biosynthesis-associated peroxidase-like protein, whose translation MNTYYDPQDLGKFGTIGEDAPELWGKFLEYYGEVFKEGNLTAREKAIIALAVAHALQCPYCIDSYTQTCLEQGVNKEQMMEAIHVAAAIRGGATLVHGVQMKNVANKLEL comes from the coding sequence ATGAATACTTATTATGATCCACAGGACCTTGGAAAGTTTGGAACAATTGGAGAAGATGCACCTGAATTATGGGGAAAATTTCTTGAATATTATGGTGAGGTTTTTAAAGAAGGTAATTTAACTGCCCGTGAAAAAGCGATTATAGCTTTAGCAGTAGCACACGCATTACAATGCCCTTATTGCATAGATTCTTATACCCAAACTTGTTTAGAACAGGGTGTAAATAAAGAACAAATGATGGAGGCAATTCATGTAGCCGCTGCAATTCGTGGAGGCGCTACTTTAGTTCATGGTGTTCAAATGAAAAATGTAGCAAATAAATTAGAACTTTAA
- a CDS encoding GerAB/ArcD/ProY family transporter: MNINRDNELTEMQFTLILIGSMMGVGILSLPNDVIKISKQDGWISVLLGSVYPLYIVFIANYLGKNYPKENMLMLSKKFFGKILGTILNLIFILHFIIISTKVASDVSNVLHIYVVQFLNKWSMLIVMYCIIAYAIYGGTKTIGKLNEIIFFSTIIIFFIPLVAIKDANIINLKPYLGSGVLNIIKGVKETVFSYTQIEMILLIYPFLKDSNKIKKCGLKSIIFITLVYFLFTITDILYLGIGASLQFIWPIVTITEAIMIPVINSFRYIFMSLWSLTMFKTICNGYFIAVHELSQLTKKIDERVILLLTIPLMIIISFSYGNITNSKKILGKIMPIYIIYNIIFSTLIALFAWREKSKKDKKLLQPNS; encoded by the coding sequence ATGAACATTAATAGAGATAATGAATTGACAGAAATGCAATTCACTCTAATTTTAATAGGATCCATGATGGGTGTAGGCATTTTAAGTCTACCAAATGATGTTATAAAAATCTCAAAACAAGATGGGTGGATATCTGTTTTGTTAGGATCTGTTTACCCTTTATATATAGTATTTATAGCAAATTATTTAGGCAAAAATTATCCAAAAGAAAATATGCTTATGCTGAGCAAAAAATTTTTTGGGAAAATACTAGGAACTATTTTAAATTTAATTTTTATTTTACATTTTATAATTATATCTACAAAAGTAGCATCAGATGTATCTAATGTATTGCATATTTATGTGGTTCAATTTTTAAATAAGTGGTCTATGCTAATTGTTATGTATTGTATCATAGCCTATGCTATATATGGGGGAACTAAAACTATAGGGAAATTAAATGAAATTATATTTTTTTCAACCATTATTATTTTTTTCATACCTTTAGTAGCTATAAAGGATGCAAATATTATAAATTTAAAACCATATTTAGGAAGTGGAGTATTGAATATAATAAAAGGGGTAAAAGAAACTGTTTTTTCCTATACTCAAATAGAAATGATCTTATTAATATATCCTTTTTTAAAGGATAGTAACAAAATTAAAAAATGTGGATTAAAAAGTATTATTTTTATAACTTTAGTATATTTTCTGTTTACCATAACAGACATACTTTATTTAGGCATAGGTGCTAGCTTACAATTTATATGGCCAATTGTTACTATTACTGAGGCTATAATGATACCAGTAATAAATTCCTTTAGATATATATTCATGTCCCTATGGAGTTTAACTATGTTTAAAACTATATGTAATGGTTATTTTATTGCTGTTCATGAATTAAGCCAGCTAACTAAAAAAATAGATGAAAGAGTAATCCTGCTATTAACTATTCCTTTAATGATTATAATATCATTTTCCTATGGAAATATAACTAATTCAAAAAAAATTTTAGGAAAAATAATGCCTATATATATAATTTACAATATAATTTTTTCCACTTTAATCGCCCTATTTGCTTGGAGAGAAAAGAGCAAAAAAGATAAAAAATTACTCCAACCTAATTCATAA
- the arsS gene encoding arsenosugar biosynthesis radical SAM (seleno)protein ArsS (Some members of this family are selenoproteins.), with translation MNNKSYLEKLNCIPSFESKVTNKDFCKTNKSLTTMQINIGKLCNLACKHCHVEAGPSRTEIMNLETMKDCLQVFKKNNFSILDITGGAPEMNPNFEWLVKEAIKIGAKVIVRSNLVILGEEKYKHLLEFYAENKVEVVCSLPYYSAKDADRQRGEGVFDESINILKKLNKLGYGKDESLVLNLVYNPGGAFLPPPQKSLELEYKQKLKNEYGITFNNLFTITNNPVGRFGAFLKRSNNLEGYMQRLSNSFNSSTVENMMCRNQLSIAWDGKLYDCDFNQTLGWTVNGKNHISMLKGNPIEKRQISLGNHCYACTAGSGSSCGGSTT, from the coding sequence ATGAATAATAAAAGTTATTTAGAAAAATTAAATTGTATTCCTAGCTTTGAAAGCAAAGTAACTAATAAAGATTTTTGCAAAACTAATAAATCCTTAACAACAATGCAGATAAATATTGGAAAGCTTTGTAATTTAGCCTGTAAACATTGCCATGTAGAAGCAGGTCCAAGCCGTACAGAAATTATGAATTTAGAAACTATGAAAGATTGTCTACAGGTTTTTAAAAAAAATAATTTTTCTATTTTAGATATTACGGGAGGAGCTCCAGAAATGAATCCTAATTTTGAATGGCTTGTTAAAGAAGCTATAAAAATAGGAGCTAAGGTTATTGTACGCTCAAATTTAGTTATATTAGGAGAGGAAAAATATAAACATTTACTAGAATTTTATGCCGAAAATAAGGTAGAAGTGGTATGTTCCCTTCCCTATTATAGTGCTAAAGATGCAGATAGACAGCGTGGTGAAGGAGTTTTTGATGAAAGTATTAATATATTAAAAAAATTAAACAAGCTAGGATATGGTAAAGATGAATCTCTAGTTTTAAATCTTGTATACAATCCAGGTGGAGCATTTTTACCACCACCTCAAAAATCCCTAGAATTAGAATATAAACAAAAATTAAAAAATGAATATGGAATAACATTCAATAATTTATTTACAATTACTAATAATCCTGTAGGTCGTTTTGGAGCATTTCTTAAAAGAAGTAATAACTTAGAAGGATATATGCAAAGACTTTCAAATAGTTTTAACTCATCAACTGTAGAAAATATGATGTGTAGAAATCAACTTTCTATCGCTTGGGATGGAAAACTTTATGATTGTGATTTCAACCAGACATTGGGATGGACTGTTAATGGTAAAAATCATATTAGTATGCTAAAAGGTAATCCTATTGAAAAACGCCAAATTTCTTTAGGAAACCATTGCTATGCTTGTACTGCTGGTAGTGGATCAAGCTGCGGTGGATCTACTACATAA
- a CDS encoding GerAB/ArcD/ProY family transporter: MNNKEDALTESQLTFMVIGSLIGITLLSLPLDPIKIAKQDAWIAAFLGMIYPTYVVFIAIYIRKKHPKKNILDLSKKIYGKILGNILNLIFISFFFLIATDVAAGINNVLRNYMVSFLNSWNILSLLFLGAAYTVYGGTKTVGKLNEVLFYITFIVFLIPVFSIKRADILNLQPVLGGGVKNIIKATQKTIIAYSGTEMLLILYPLVHENAKLEKIGLKSISFITILYTLYTLLTILYLGIGAADKFLWPVITISRGITIPVINSFSYIFLSLWTMTMFKCISVHYYLFAHGLNKIFNKLSRKSWAILLYPIMIIGSSLYGIPVMRRNFLDKIFPPYVIFNIIFISITALLVALGKGDENEK; this comes from the coding sequence ATGAACAATAAAGAGGATGCCTTAACTGAAAGTCAGTTAACCTTTATGGTTATAGGTAGCCTAATTGGAATAACCCTACTAAGTTTACCTTTAGATCCAATAAAAATAGCTAAACAAGACGCTTGGATAGCTGCCTTTTTAGGAATGATTTATCCAACATATGTTGTATTTATAGCAATTTATATAAGAAAAAAACACCCTAAAAAAAATATTCTAGATTTGAGCAAAAAAATTTATGGAAAGATCTTGGGAAACATATTAAATTTAATATTTATATCATTTTTTTTTCTCATTGCTACAGATGTAGCCGCAGGTATAAATAATGTTCTAAGAAATTATATGGTGAGTTTTTTAAATTCCTGGAATATATTATCTCTATTGTTTTTGGGAGCTGCTTATACTGTTTATGGAGGAACTAAAACAGTAGGAAAATTAAATGAAGTATTGTTTTATATTACCTTTATAGTATTTTTAATACCTGTTTTTTCAATAAAAAGGGCTGATATACTAAATCTACAACCAGTTCTGGGCGGTGGAGTAAAAAATATTATAAAGGCTACACAAAAAACCATTATAGCCTACTCAGGAACAGAAATGCTTCTTATATTATACCCCCTTGTACATGAAAATGCAAAACTAGAAAAAATAGGTCTTAAAAGTATATCCTTCATTACAATTTTATATACTTTATATACTTTACTTACTATATTATATTTAGGAATTGGTGCCGCTGATAAATTTTTATGGCCAGTTATAACCATATCTAGAGGTATAACAATTCCTGTAATAAATTCTTTTAGCTATATATTTTTATCTCTATGGACTATGACTATGTTTAAATGTATATCTGTACATTATTATTTATTTGCTCATGGATTAAATAAAATATTTAATAAACTTAGTAGAAAAAGCTGGGCAATACTACTCTATCCTATAATGATTATAGGATCAAGTTTATACGGTATTCCAGTTATGAGGAGAAATTTTTTAGATAAAATTTTCCCACCCTATGTAATTTTTAATATTATATTTATTTCTATTACTGCTTTATTAGTAGCTTTAGGAAAAGGTGATGAAAATGAAAAATAA
- a CDS encoding C-GCAxxG-C-C family protein — protein MNEQQVLKAFSEGFDCSQVVLSSVAKDLGIDEITAKKVSACFGGGMFCGSTCGAVTGALMAIGLKYGHSMADTPDVKEQNIAKLIEFREKFLEKYDSVICKNLLGYDLTNSEDMKKIQEEQLLTTFCPKLVSDVISILKGVL, from the coding sequence ATGAATGAACAACAAGTTTTAAAAGCTTTTTCAGAAGGGTTTGATTGTTCTCAAGTAGTTCTAAGCAGTGTAGCTAAAGATCTGGGTATAGATGAGATTACGGCTAAAAAGGTATCAGCATGTTTTGGCGGAGGAATGTTTTGTGGAAGCACTTGTGGAGCAGTAACTGGAGCGCTTATGGCCATAGGATTAAAATATGGTCATAGTATGGCAGATACTCCTGATGTAAAAGAACAAAATATTGCTAAGTTAATAGAATTTAGAGAAAAATTTTTGGAAAAATATGATTCAGTTATATGTAAAAATCTTTTAGGGTATGACCTTACGAATTCTGAAGATATGAAAAAAATTCAAGAAGAACAATTGCTAACTACATTTTGCCCCAAATTAGTATCAGATGTAATTTCTATTTTAAAAGGGGTTTTATAG
- a CDS encoding Ger(x)C family spore germination protein, which translates to MKNKMKIIIRVSFVLIIIVNLIGKRGTVVEELNLPNSIGYDILEKKGDQVLYSVPLRTYFSESKIPNESQLVTSKAINLGETRNKRQLQASKEFILGLEKSLIISEKAARFGISNIIDILLNNPLVNDNAKMVVCAGTAKDIMEYEVKKYSGTEEYVGTLVEHLNKFNFFSEKYSLMDFIIKSSSEGKNPVIPYLDIVEDELKITGVAIFNKTKMVKKFDIEDVKVLNLLRENKGKGILTIQKNSKEYINYYPQAKKKVKCYKEGNKYKFIINITLKGPIISNQLYKNLNTDPKVLKKFEKDMEESVEKKCTHFISKMKDSCKVDVLELGNIAAAKYGRETGVDWNKEVLNSEIKVNVKVKVDSQGRGDY; encoded by the coding sequence ATGAAAAATAAAATGAAAATAATAATAAGAGTTTCTTTTGTTTTAATTATAATTGTTAATTTAATAGGAAAAAGAGGGACTGTGGTAGAAGAACTAAATCTTCCCAATAGCATAGGTTATGACATATTAGAAAAAAAAGGGGACCAAGTATTGTATAGTGTGCCCCTGAGAACTTATTTTTCAGAAAGTAAAATACCCAATGAAAGCCAATTAGTAACTTCAAAGGCAATAAATTTAGGGGAAACTAGAAACAAAAGACAGCTACAAGCTAGTAAAGAATTTATATTAGGACTAGAAAAGTCCCTGATTATTAGTGAAAAAGCTGCTAGATTTGGAATAAGCAATATAATAGATATATTGCTTAATAATCCTTTAGTAAATGATAATGCTAAAATGGTAGTCTGTGCTGGTACAGCAAAGGATATTATGGAGTATGAAGTAAAAAAATATAGTGGCACAGAGGAATATGTTGGTACATTAGTAGAACATTTAAATAAATTTAATTTCTTTTCAGAGAAATATAGCTTGATGGATTTTATTATAAAGTCTAGCTCTGAGGGAAAAAATCCAGTTATACCCTATTTAGATATTGTAGAAGATGAATTAAAAATAACAGGTGTAGCTATTTTTAATAAAACTAAAATGGTAAAAAAATTTGATATTGAAGATGTAAAAGTATTAAACTTATTAAGAGAAAATAAGGGAAAGGGTATTTTAACTATTCAGAAAAACTCTAAGGAATATATAAATTATTATCCACAAGCTAAAAAAAAGGTCAAATGTTATAAAGAAGGTAATAAATATAAATTTATAATAAATATTACCCTCAAGGGACCTATTATATCTAATCAATTATATAAAAATTTGAATACTGATCCTAAGGTATTAAAAAAATTTGAAAAGGATATGGAAGAGTCTGTAGAAAAAAAATGTACACATTTTATAAGCAAAATGAAAGATAGTTGCAAAGTAGATGTATTAGAATTAGGAAATATTGCTGCGGCTAAATATGGAAGAGAAACTGGTGTAGATTGGAATAAGGAAGTATTAAACTCTGAAATAAAAGTTAATGTAAAAGTTAAAGTGGATAGTCAAGGCAGAGGAGACTACTAA
- a CDS encoding GerAB/ArcD/ProY family transporter, with amino-acid sequence MVNNEENFLTEHQLTLILIGCMIGVGILSLPNYVVKIAKQDSWISVLLGALYPLYITFITIYIRKKHPKEDILDLSKKIYGNILGNILNLIFLLFFFIIATDLAAEINNILKIYMVPFLSYWNLASLLFLFVAYASYGGIKVIGKISELLFYATFIVFLIPLFSLKNANITNLQPVLGTGIKDIIKGVKETAISYSGFEILLIFYPFINQDVKIKKPALKSITFTTILYTLYTLSTILYLGINASQKFLWPVINITQSIIVPVINSFKYIFLSLWTMTMFKCISIYYYIFTYGLDKVFKKISRKNWIIIFYPIMIIESSLYDGPTVRQSLIEKIFNYYIPYNILFIGITALLVVLGKCDKN; translated from the coding sequence ATGGTTAATAATGAAGAAAATTTTTTAACCGAGCATCAGCTAACCCTTATACTTATAGGCTGTATGATTGGTGTAGGAATATTAAGCTTACCAAACTATGTAGTAAAAATAGCAAAACAAGATAGCTGGATATCTGTACTATTAGGGGCACTTTATCCCTTATATATTACCTTTATAACCATATATATAAGAAAAAAGCACCCCAAAGAAGATATTTTAGATTTAAGCAAAAAAATTTATGGTAATATACTTGGAAATATATTAAATTTAATATTTTTATTATTCTTTTTTATAATAGCTACAGACCTTGCTGCAGAAATAAACAATATATTAAAAATTTATATGGTTCCTTTCCTAAGCTATTGGAATCTAGCAAGTTTACTATTTTTATTTGTAGCTTATGCTTCTTATGGGGGCATAAAAGTAATAGGAAAAATAAGTGAACTATTATTTTATGCTACCTTTATAGTTTTTTTAATCCCTCTTTTTTCTTTAAAAAATGCAAACATAACAAACTTACAACCAGTGCTTGGAACAGGAATAAAAGACATTATAAAAGGTGTTAAAGAGACCGCCATTTCTTATTCAGGTTTTGAAATATTATTGATATTCTATCCTTTTATAAATCAAGATGTGAAAATAAAAAAACCAGCTTTAAAAAGTATAACATTTACAACAATATTATATACTCTATATACTTTGAGTACCATATTATATCTTGGAATTAATGCATCACAAAAATTTTTATGGCCTGTTATCAACATAACTCAAAGTATAATAGTTCCTGTAATAAATTCATTTAAATATATTTTTTTATCTCTATGGACTATGACCATGTTTAAATGTATTTCTATATATTACTACATCTTTACTTATGGTTTAGATAAGGTATTTAAAAAAATTAGCAGAAAAAATTGGATAATAATCTTCTATCCTATAATGATTATAGAATCAAGTTTATACGACGGTCCCACTGTTAGGCAAAGTTTAATAGAAAAAATATTTAATTATTATATACCTTACAACATATTATTTATTGGTATTACTGCTCTATTAGTAGTCTTAGGAAAATGTGATAAAAATTGA